The Deltaproteobacteria bacterium genome window below encodes:
- a CDS encoding sulfatase-like hydrolase/transferase produces MTPRARWLAAAAAWLQAVAWAGTIGFAIDRVQARMAGAVVPGGHALSFAELAALWGGHATLALCVVATAALGAAIGARFREPARAQRVATFLLVATPAHLAGDELASGPWIAEQSWAPLVHATPIVLAAIGVVALLRLAARPRPATPGLLAMAAIAPLLAWLDVTIQPGLYPPLHMGMHALAAATTVIAARWWLDDGDDGRGRWGPRLAIAAALVAPLLWFTMPTRVRATLLLRSNVAAEWIRNAMPAPPPTLLHDTLAQLDVGAGELPRPDDTSGLEAPRRPQANVVLVVIDTLRADALPPLRPPEGTRFAAPRSTPRLDAWLAGAVRFARTYTTATETRRAMPSMFRSLWASDDPLALGVPLGNRLEALGLHPMAVVHSYFMPGKYPAIAALLDGFDEVRTYENAACDTAIPHALELVAGADDRFFLFVHLFTMHAPGFDGAPLDRRAGTRDDAYRRSLAYLDTQFGALEDGLAQLGHAQDTIVIVVGDHGEGLGDHGTVLHGPNLFEEDLRVPLAFAVPGLAPRELASPVGVVDLVPTLVDLLGGPPRPGDRGRSLLPWFVGLREPPRRSYYFENAKGSRVGLVRGDDKLVVEPRTGARHRFDLRRDPHEREDVEADDPGLVQSLAIELVGFAPAVVASELQRPAVHALLLQRLRELDPRRPGAAAPLLLRLVALAPDADALARARELFVAGDDELRTQIATTLLHDDIAGALAALGPAVTAWMRELADTPAERTTLARLAAAGVDGFGDEWAATRLESLARSRIDDPTLAAWLQLIAGWSLPAPRFAPLLRELLAEQTHLGAVGETLAVLDAAAGVFGDGAELAALRAECRTRRADRDPRVRAAAWRVLIEHGDVDDLLPARQVLRDRDEDLRVRREAARVLLARLGVAAMSELTAIVDTNAGARLAVRLLRDDARPEARALLRAIAAGGPYPDIRAEARRAVARLEPRTAE; encoded by the coding sequence ATGACCCCACGGGCGCGATGGCTCGCCGCTGCGGCCGCGTGGCTGCAGGCGGTCGCGTGGGCGGGGACCATCGGCTTCGCGATCGACCGCGTGCAGGCGCGCATGGCCGGTGCGGTGGTGCCCGGAGGGCACGCGCTTTCGTTCGCCGAGCTGGCGGCGCTCTGGGGTGGGCACGCGACGCTGGCGCTGTGCGTGGTCGCGACCGCGGCACTCGGGGCCGCCATCGGCGCCCGCTTCCGCGAGCCCGCACGCGCCCAGCGGGTCGCGACGTTCCTGCTGGTTGCGACCCCGGCCCACCTGGCGGGCGACGAGCTCGCGTCGGGGCCGTGGATCGCCGAGCAGTCGTGGGCGCCGCTGGTCCACGCGACACCGATCGTGCTGGCGGCGATCGGCGTCGTGGCGCTGCTGCGGCTCGCGGCTCGGCCGCGTCCGGCCACGCCGGGACTGCTCGCGATGGCCGCGATCGCACCGCTGTTGGCGTGGCTCGACGTGACGATCCAACCCGGGCTCTACCCACCGCTGCACATGGGCATGCACGCGCTCGCGGCCGCGACCACGGTCATCGCGGCGCGCTGGTGGCTCGACGACGGCGACGACGGCCGCGGCCGTTGGGGCCCGCGTCTGGCGATTGCGGCGGCGCTGGTGGCCCCGCTGCTGTGGTTCACGATGCCCACCCGCGTGCGCGCGACGCTGCTGTTGCGATCCAATGTCGCTGCCGAGTGGATCCGCAACGCCATGCCGGCACCGCCGCCGACGCTGCTGCACGACACGCTCGCGCAGCTCGACGTCGGCGCCGGCGAGCTGCCGCGACCCGACGATACCTCCGGCCTCGAGGCACCGCGACGCCCGCAGGCCAACGTCGTGCTGGTCGTCATCGACACCCTGCGTGCCGACGCCCTCCCGCCGCTGCGACCGCCCGAGGGCACCCGCTTCGCCGCCCCGCGCTCGACCCCGCGGCTCGACGCGTGGCTGGCCGGCGCGGTCCGCTTCGCCCGCACGTACACCACCGCGACCGAGACGCGCCGCGCGATGCCGTCGATGTTCCGCTCGCTGTGGGCCAGCGACGATCCGCTCGCGCTCGGCGTGCCGCTGGGCAACCGCCTCGAGGCCCTGGGCCTGCACCCCATGGCGGTCGTGCACAGCTACTTCATGCCCGGGAAGTACCCGGCGATCGCGGCGCTGCTCGATGGCTTCGACGAGGTTCGCACCTACGAGAACGCGGCCTGCGACACCGCGATCCCCCACGCGCTCGAGCTGGTCGCGGGCGCCGACGATCGCTTCTTCCTGTTCGTGCATCTGTTCACGATGCACGCGCCCGGCTTCGACGGTGCGCCCTTGGATCGGCGCGCGGGCACCCGCGACGACGCCTACCGCCGCTCGCTGGCCTACCTCGACACGCAGTTCGGCGCGCTCGAAGACGGCCTCGCGCAGCTCGGCCACGCGCAGGACACCATCGTCATCGTGGTCGGCGATCACGGCGAGGGCCTCGGCGATCACGGCACCGTGCTGCACGGGCCCAACCTCTTCGAGGAGGACCTGCGGGTGCCGCTGGCGTTCGCGGTGCCCGGGCTCGCGCCCCGCGAGCTCGCGTCACCGGTCGGCGTGGTCGATCTGGTGCCGACGCTGGTCGACCTGCTCGGCGGGCCACCACGGCCCGGCGACCGCGGGCGTTCGCTGCTGCCGTGGTTCGTCGGCCTCCGCGAGCCCCCACGGCGCAGCTACTACTTCGAGAACGCCAAGGGCTCACGGGTCGGCCTCGTGCGCGGCGACGACAAGCTCGTCGTCGAGCCCCGCACCGGCGCACGCCATCGCTTCGATCTGCGCCGCGATCCCCACGAGCGCGAGGACGTCGAGGCCGACGACCCCGGGCTCGTGCAATCGCTGGCCATCGAGCTGGTCGGCTTCGCACCGGCGGTGGTCGCCAGCGAGCTGCAGCGGCCAGCCGTGCATGCGCTGCTGTTGCAGCGACTGCGCGAGCTCGACCCGCGGCGCCCGGGCGCCGCCGCGCCGCTCCTGCTGCGACTGGTCGCCTTGGCCCCCGACGCCGACGCGCTCGCGCGGGCCCGCGAGCTGTTCGTGGCCGGTGACGACGAGCTGCGCACGCAGATCGCCACCACGCTGCTGCACGACGACATCGCCGGCGCGCTCGCAGCCCTGGGGCCCGCCGTCACCGCGTGGATGCGCGAGCTCGCCGACACGCCGGCCGAGCGAACCACGCTTGCGCGGCTCGCCGCCGCCGGCGTCGACGGCTTCGGCGACGAGTGGGCGGCCACTCGCCTCGAGTCCCTCGCGCGCAGCCGCATCGACGACCCCACCCTGGCCGCGTGGCTGCAGCTGATCGCCGGCTGGTCGCTGCCTGCGCCCCGCTTCGCACCCCTGCTGCGCGAGCTACTGGCGGAGCAGACCCACCTCGGCGCGGTCGGCGAGACCCTCGCGGTGCTCGACGCCGCCGCTGGCGTGTTCGGCGACGGTGCCGAGCTGGCGGCGCTACGCGCCGAGTGCCGCACGCGCCGCGCCGATCGAGACCCACGCGTGCGCGCGGCGGCGTGGCGCGTGCTGATCGAGCACGGCGACGTCGACGACCTGCTGCCGGCGCGCCAGGTGCTGCGCGATCGTGACGAGGATCTCCGCGTGCGTCGCGAGGCGGCGCGCGTGCTGCTGGCCCGCCTCGGGGTCGCGGCGATGTCGGAGCTCACCGCGATCGTCGACACCAACGCCGGCGCACGCCTGGCGGTCCGGCTGCTCCGCGACGACGCCCGGCCCGAGGCACGCGCACTGCTTCGCGCGATCGCGGCGGGCGGCCCGTACCCGGACATCCGCGCCGAGGCCCGTCGTGCGGTGGCCCGCCTCGAGCCGCGCACGGCCGAGTGA
- the bioB gene encoding biotin synthase BioB: MSVPAPAPATIADAILAGRLDALEPAGLRAYLGGEVDVWDVMSAADRVRRARFGNRVHLCSIINAKEGGCPEDCGFCAQSKHFSTHVKPGKFAGVDEIVRASEVAATRHASALGLVTATRGLEDDSVGLAHIAAGLRAIRAAGHTEAHASLGFVSDRGFDTLIEAGLTEFNHNLESGRAYFERIVSTHSYDERIATIRRAQAKGLRTCVGGIFGMGEGPDDRVELAQTLRELDVDEVPINFLVSIEGTALAQVEPFEPLPPLEMLRIIAAFRLFLPRQNIFIAAGRTHLGQLLPLMFSAGASGMMIGDFLTTPNRGVDDDLRMLDELGLVPHACGATRPELTGRNDRAHAGTGLPAAPTAAAHDGVRRLPVRA; the protein is encoded by the coding sequence ATGTCCGTGCCTGCACCCGCGCCCGCCACCATCGCCGACGCCATTCTCGCCGGGCGGCTCGATGCGCTCGAGCCCGCCGGGCTGCGTGCGTACCTCGGCGGCGAGGTCGACGTCTGGGACGTGATGTCCGCCGCCGACCGGGTGCGGCGCGCCCGCTTCGGCAATCGCGTGCACCTGTGCTCGATCATCAACGCCAAGGAAGGCGGCTGTCCCGAGGACTGTGGCTTCTGCGCGCAGTCGAAGCACTTCTCCACCCACGTCAAGCCCGGCAAGTTCGCCGGCGTCGACGAGATCGTTCGTGCCAGCGAGGTCGCGGCGACGCGCCACGCGAGCGCGCTCGGGCTGGTCACCGCCACGCGCGGGCTCGAGGACGATTCGGTCGGCCTCGCGCACATCGCCGCGGGCCTGCGGGCGATCCGAGCGGCCGGCCACACCGAGGCCCACGCGTCGCTCGGCTTCGTGTCCGATCGCGGCTTCGACACCCTCATCGAGGCCGGCCTCACCGAGTTCAACCACAACCTCGAGAGCGGCCGCGCGTACTTCGAGCGCATCGTTTCGACGCACAGCTACGACGAGCGCATCGCGACCATCCGCCGCGCGCAGGCCAAGGGTCTGCGCACCTGCGTGGGCGGCATCTTCGGCATGGGCGAAGGCCCCGACGACCGCGTCGAGCTGGCCCAGACCCTGCGCGAGCTCGACGTCGACGAGGTGCCGATCAACTTCCTGGTCAGCATCGAGGGCACGGCGCTGGCGCAGGTCGAGCCATTCGAGCCGCTGCCTCCGCTCGAGATGCTGCGCATCATCGCCGCCTTCCGGCTGTTCCTGCCGCGGCAGAACATCTTCATCGCCGCCGGTCGGACGCACCTGGGCCAGCTGCTGCCGCTGATGTTCAGCGCGGGCGCGTCGGGCATGATGATCGGCGATTTCCTCACCACGCCCAATCGCGGCGTCGACGACGACCTGCGCATGCTCGACGAGCTGGGCCTGGTGCCCCACGCCTGCGGCGCGACGCGCCCGGAGCTGACGGGCCGCAACGATCGCGCGCATGCGGGCACCGGCCTGCCGGCGGCGCCGACCGCCGCCGCGCACGACGGCGTGCGTCGCCTGCCCGTCCGCGCGTGA
- a CDS encoding pyruvate dehydrogenase (acetyl-transferring) E1 component subunit alpha gives MLRIRRFEEAAARSYTQGKISGFLHLYIGQEAIAVATADLMKPGDRVVTTYRDHGFAIALGCEPGACMAELYGKATGLVGGVGGSMHFFARDKGLWGGYAIVGSHVPVAAGHAFASKYTGDGAVTICFLGEGAMHIGATAEGMNLAGLWKLPIVFVIENNLYAMGTPLSRQSPVDDLTTRAPGWALASDRFVVQDIHETRERLGAAIEAARTQHRPALLELLTYRFRGHSMSDPGKYRTKEEVEQWRSRDPLQRLEAQLRDGGLDEDALTAIDDGVVAEMDAAIEFADGSPLPDPEHRFRHNLVEDV, from the coding sequence ATGCTCCGCATCCGCCGCTTCGAGGAAGCCGCCGCGCGCTCGTACACCCAGGGCAAGATCAGCGGCTTCCTGCACCTGTACATCGGGCAGGAGGCGATTGCGGTCGCGACCGCCGATCTGATGAAGCCCGGCGATCGCGTGGTCACGACCTACCGCGATCACGGCTTCGCGATCGCGCTCGGCTGCGAGCCCGGCGCGTGCATGGCCGAGCTGTACGGCAAGGCCACGGGCCTGGTCGGCGGCGTCGGTGGCTCGATGCACTTCTTCGCCCGCGACAAGGGGCTGTGGGGCGGCTACGCCATCGTCGGCAGCCACGTTCCCGTCGCAGCCGGTCACGCCTTCGCGAGCAAGTACACCGGCGACGGCGCGGTCACGATCTGCTTCCTGGGCGAAGGCGCCATGCACATCGGCGCGACGGCGGAGGGCATGAACCTCGCCGGCCTGTGGAAGCTGCCGATCGTGTTCGTCATCGAGAACAACCTCTACGCCATGGGCACGCCGCTGTCGCGACAGAGCCCGGTCGACGACCTCACCACCCGCGCGCCGGGCTGGGCGCTGGCCAGCGACCGCTTCGTGGTGCAGGACATCCACGAGACCCGCGAGCGACTGGGCGCCGCCATCGAGGCTGCGCGCACGCAACACCGGCCGGCGCTGCTCGAGCTGCTCACCTACCGCTTCCGCGGCCACAGCATGTCGGACCCGGGCAAGTACCGCACGAAGGAAGAGGTTGAGCAGTGGCGCAGCCGCGATCCGCTGCAGCGGCTCGAGGCGCAGCTGCGCGACGGCGGTCTCGACGAGGACGCCCTCACGGCGATCGACGACGGCGTGGTCGCCGAGATGGATGCCGCGATCGAGTTCGCCGACGGCTCGCCGCTGCCGGACCCAGAGCACCGCTTCCGCCACAACCTCGTGGAGGATGTCTGA
- a CDS encoding glutamine synthetase, whose protein sequence is MAPTDGTPERSSLRDFLEIRYEQLEEMNLEAKRQRLERTPVDQVREQRIKYLTDEKRIKAVTVCFADLEGRLHMLDYDKKFLLRSADNLTFDGSSIRGFSAQHESDLRLSIDWPAFWWMPADVFGPGKVLVFAEALAQDGTPYAADLRGRLKQYTRELFDTKGLVAQVAMEIEGFLFRGRDAEQHYPETNAFEFISTGGYYHSLPGDDLRRFIDAAAEAQRAMGFANEKDHPEVAPSQFEMNYSYAEACVAADQVLLYKLLCRQVAQNLGMTASFLPKPVTGVNGSGMHTNISLQTGGKNLFWDKDGDSGLSATGWDFIDRILNSAGDLCLLLNSSVNAYRRLDPHYEAPNQIKASASDRGSMVRIPIGNERSARIEVRSVGPDANPYLAVYALLRTGLEGPSSDPDPNKRARTRFLPDNIHDALRLFKGSRTMTELLGESVVSRFAEVKQASAERCPKALGSLIKRAEVQFHHEVTNQFLWNRF, encoded by the coding sequence ATGGCCCCGACTGATGGCACCCCCGAGCGTTCGAGCCTCCGTGACTTCCTCGAGATCCGCTACGAGCAGCTCGAGGAGATGAACCTGGAGGCCAAGCGCCAGCGGCTCGAGCGCACGCCGGTCGACCAGGTCCGGGAGCAGCGCATCAAGTACCTGACCGACGAGAAGCGCATCAAGGCCGTGACCGTGTGCTTCGCCGACCTCGAGGGTCGGCTGCACATGCTCGACTACGACAAGAAGTTCCTGCTGCGCTCGGCCGACAACCTCACGTTCGACGGCTCGTCGATCCGCGGCTTCTCGGCGCAGCACGAGTCGGACCTGCGCCTGTCGATCGACTGGCCCGCGTTCTGGTGGATGCCGGCCGACGTGTTCGGCCCCGGCAAGGTGCTGGTGTTCGCCGAAGCGCTCGCCCAGGACGGTACGCCCTATGCCGCCGACCTCCGCGGTCGCCTCAAGCAGTACACCCGCGAGCTCTTCGACACCAAGGGCCTGGTTGCCCAGGTCGCGATGGAGATCGAGGGCTTCCTGTTCCGTGGCCGCGACGCCGAGCAGCACTACCCCGAGACCAACGCCTTCGAGTTCATCTCCACCGGCGGCTACTACCACTCGCTGCCGGGCGACGACCTGCGCCGCTTCATCGACGCCGCCGCCGAGGCCCAGCGCGCGATGGGCTTCGCCAACGAGAAGGACCACCCCGAGGTCGCACCGTCGCAGTTCGAGATGAACTACAGCTACGCCGAGGCCTGCGTCGCGGCGGACCAGGTCCTGCTCTACAAGCTGCTGTGCCGCCAGGTCGCGCAGAACCTCGGCATGACGGCGTCGTTCTTGCCCAAGCCCGTCACCGGCGTCAACGGCAGCGGCATGCACACCAACATCTCGCTGCAGACCGGCGGCAAGAACCTCTTCTGGGACAAGGACGGCGACAGCGGCTTGTCGGCGACCGGCTGGGACTTCATCGACCGCATCCTCAACAGCGCCGGCGATCTGTGTCTGCTGCTCAACAGCAGCGTCAACGCCTACCGTCGGCTCGACCCGCACTACGAGGCGCCCAACCAGATCAAGGCATCCGCCAGCGATCGCGGCTCGATGGTGCGCATCCCGATCGGCAACGAGCGCTCCGCCCGCATCGAGGTGCGCTCGGTCGGCCCCGACGCCAACCCGTACCTGGCCGTCTATGCGCTGCTGCGCACGGGCCTCGAGGGTCCGAGCTCAGACCCCGATCCGAACAAGCGCGCGCGCACGCGGTTCCTGCCCGACAACATCCACGACGCGCTGCGCCTGTTCAAGGGCAGCCGCACCATGACCGAGCTGCTCGGCGAGTCGGTGGTGAGCCGCTTCGCCGAGGTCAAGCAGGCCTCCGCCGAGCGCTGCCCCAAGGCGCTGGGCTCGCTCATCAAGCGCGCCGAGGTGCAGTTCCACCACGAGGTGACCAACCAGTTCCTGTGGAACCGGTTCTAG
- a CDS encoding pyruvate dehydrogenase complex E1 component subunit beta gives MATLQIREALRAAIDEEMARDERVFVMGEEVGHYDGAYKVTEGLLAKYGERRVVDTPIAEAGFAGVGVGAAMAGLRPIIEFMTFNFSAVAFDQILNNAAKLRQLTAGQFTLPIVFRGPNGAAHMLSSTHSQAFESFYCGFPGVKVVSVATAKDAKGLLKAAIRDDNPVIFFESEVMYANRGEVPDEEYVIPIGEADIKRPGSGITVITWGQGLQVALTAAEQAAEEGLDCEVIDLRTLRPLDDACVLASVRKTNRVVMVYHGWPYGGVGAELSDRIQRLAFDHLDAPILRVCYEDVNMPYAENLEQLVLPSPARALEAIREVAYRKV, from the coding sequence ATGGCGACGCTACAGATCCGCGAGGCGCTGCGCGCTGCGATCGACGAGGAGATGGCCCGGGACGAGCGTGTGTTCGTGATGGGCGAGGAGGTCGGGCACTACGACGGCGCCTACAAGGTGACCGAGGGCCTGCTGGCCAAGTACGGCGAGCGTCGCGTGGTCGACACGCCGATCGCCGAGGCCGGGTTCGCCGGGGTCGGAGTCGGCGCGGCGATGGCCGGGCTGCGCCCGATCATCGAGTTCATGACCTTCAACTTCTCGGCGGTGGCGTTCGATCAGATCCTCAACAACGCCGCCAAGCTACGCCAGCTCACCGCCGGCCAGTTCACGCTGCCGATCGTGTTCCGCGGGCCCAACGGCGCCGCGCACATGTTGAGCTCGACCCACAGCCAGGCCTTCGAGAGCTTCTACTGCGGCTTCCCGGGCGTGAAGGTGGTCTCGGTCGCGACCGCGAAGGACGCCAAGGGCCTGCTCAAGGCCGCGATCCGCGACGACAACCCGGTGATCTTCTTCGAGAGCGAGGTCATGTACGCCAACCGCGGCGAGGTGCCCGACGAGGAGTACGTGATCCCGATCGGCGAAGCCGACATCAAGCGCCCCGGCAGCGGCATCACGGTGATCACGTGGGGGCAGGGGCTGCAGGTCGCGCTGACGGCCGCCGAGCAGGCCGCCGAAGAGGGCCTCGATTGCGAGGTCATCGACCTGCGGACCCTGCGGCCGCTCGACGACGCTTGCGTGCTCGCGAGCGTGCGCAAGACCAACCGCGTGGTGATGGTCTACCACGGCTGGCCCTACGGCGGCGTCGGAGCGGAGCTCTCCGATCGCATCCAGCGGCTGGCCTTCGATCACCTCGACGCGCCGATCCTGCGCGTGTGCTACGAGGACGTGAACATGCCGTACGCCGAGAACCTCGAGCAGCTGGTGCTGCCGAGCCCGGCGCGCGCGCTCGAGGCGATCCGCGAGGTCGCGTACCGCAAGGTCTGA
- a CDS encoding decaprenyl-phosphate phosphoribosyltransferase: MLVALVKTLRPRQWVKNSFVAVPLFFALRLFEATAVARSLAAVALFCLISGCVYVLNDIVDAPQDRLHLQKRHRPIASGALPVRVAKTFLFIAVPLIVAGAIALGPRYAAVLGGYFVLNIAYSFRLKQIAYLDVFCIATFFIMRVLAGAFAIDVEPSHWLLACTFLLATFLGFGKRAHELAASADADKQRAALRGYDLSSLRIILHVVATAVVVTYALYTRSEHTVATFGTDALVWTVPFGVVGILRFSHLATTRHDAESPTEEMLRDPLFMANFVVYLLVTGAILYWA; the protein is encoded by the coding sequence GTGCTCGTAGCGCTCGTCAAGACCCTGCGGCCGCGCCAGTGGGTCAAGAACTCGTTCGTCGCCGTGCCGCTGTTCTTCGCGCTGCGGCTGTTCGAGGCCACCGCAGTGGCACGATCGCTGGCCGCGGTCGCGCTCTTCTGTCTGATCTCGGGCTGCGTCTACGTCCTCAACGACATCGTCGACGCGCCGCAAGACCGCCTGCACCTGCAGAAGCGCCACCGCCCCATCGCCTCGGGCGCGTTGCCGGTGCGCGTGGCCAAGACGTTCCTGTTCATCGCGGTGCCGCTCATCGTGGCTGGCGCGATCGCGCTCGGGCCCCGCTACGCCGCCGTGCTCGGCGGCTACTTCGTGCTCAACATCGCGTACAGCTTTCGGCTCAAGCAGATCGCCTACCTCGACGTCTTCTGCATCGCGACATTCTTCATCATGCGCGTGCTCGCGGGCGCGTTCGCGATCGACGTCGAGCCGTCGCACTGGCTGCTCGCGTGCACGTTCCTGCTCGCGACCTTCCTCGGCTTCGGCAAGCGCGCCCATGAGCTCGCCGCCAGCGCGGACGCCGACAAGCAGCGCGCGGCGCTGCGCGGCTACGATCTGTCGAGCCTGCGCATCATCCTGCACGTGGTCGCGACCGCGGTGGTGGTGACCTACGCGCTGTACACCCGCAGCGAACACACCGTGGCGACCTTCGGCACCGACGCGCTGGTGTGGACGGTGCCGTTCGGCGTGGTCGGCATCCTGCGGTTCTCGCACCTCGCGACCACGCGCCACGACGCCGAGAGCCCGACCGAGGAGATGCTCCGCGATCCGCTCTTCATGGCGAACTTCGTCGTGTATCTCCTGGTGACGGGCGCGATCCTCTACTGGGCATGA
- a CDS encoding 2-oxo acid dehydrogenase subunit E2, which produces MATVVALPRLSDTMEEGVIAKWHIKPGDKVKRGQMIAEIETDKATMEFESFDAGVVLELVAPEGKTLPIGAPIAVFGQAGEDPKAALSGAAKAPAKAESKPAAKTDAAPASKHAAKPDAEPAAKTDAAPAAKPDAAPASSTDARPDAKPEPRDDGRIAASPLARRLARERGLALADIEGSGPHGRVVKTDVERAASAPRAAAAAAPASAGDTVLELSMMRKTIAKRMAQANAEIPHFYLTIVVDMDRAAAVRDELAAAEVKVSYNDLIVLACAKALRIHPEVNAYWNGQTIVRRGDVHVGIAVAVEDGLVVPVLRHTDRMSLSEIAASARTLGGKARERALEPAQMTGSTFSVSNLGMFGIEAFAAVVNPGEGAILAVGGIADEAVVRAPAAGGAPTLAVGKRMRVTLSCDHRVMDGATGAKFLATVRGLLEQPLRMLA; this is translated from the coding sequence ATGGCAACCGTCGTGGCGCTACCCCGCCTGTCCGACACCATGGAAGAGGGCGTCATCGCCAAGTGGCACATCAAGCCCGGCGACAAGGTCAAGCGCGGTCAGATGATCGCGGAGATCGAGACCGACAAGGCGACGATGGAGTTCGAGTCCTTCGACGCCGGCGTCGTGCTCGAGCTGGTCGCGCCCGAGGGCAAGACGCTGCCGATCGGAGCGCCCATCGCGGTGTTCGGCCAGGCCGGCGAGGATCCGAAGGCGGCACTGTCGGGGGCCGCGAAGGCGCCGGCGAAGGCCGAGTCGAAGCCGGCGGCGAAGACGGACGCGGCGCCCGCGTCGAAGCACGCGGCGAAGCCGGACGCGGAGCCCGCGGCGAAGACGGACGCAGCGCCCGCGGCGAAGCCGGACGCGGCGCCCGCGTCGTCGACGGACGCGAGGCCCGATGCCAAGCCGGAGCCGCGCGACGACGGACGCATCGCCGCGTCGCCGCTGGCGCGTCGGCTCGCGCGCGAGCGTGGACTCGCGCTCGCCGACATCGAGGGCTCGGGCCCGCACGGCCGCGTGGTCAAGACCGACGTCGAGCGGGCTGCGAGCGCGCCGCGTGCCGCCGCAGCGGCTGCGCCGGCGTCCGCGGGCGACACCGTGCTCGAGCTGTCGATGATGCGCAAGACGATCGCCAAGCGCATGGCGCAGGCGAACGCCGAGATCCCGCACTTCTATCTGACGATCGTGGTCGACATGGACCGCGCCGCCGCCGTGCGCGACGAGCTCGCCGCCGCCGAGGTCAAGGTCTCGTACAACGACCTCATCGTGCTCGCGTGCGCGAAGGCGCTGCGCATCCACCCCGAGGTCAACGCCTACTGGAACGGTCAGACCATCGTGCGGCGTGGTGACGTGCACGTGGGTATCGCGGTTGCAGTCGAAGACGGGTTGGTCGTACCGGTGCTACGTCACACCGACCGCATGTCGTTGTCGGAGATCGCGGCCAGCGCCCGTACGCTCGGTGGCAAGGCCCGCGAGCGTGCGCTCGAGCCCGCGCAGATGACCGGCTCGACCTTCAGCGTGTCGAACCTCGGCATGTTCGGCATCGAGGCCTTCGCAGCGGTCGTGAACCCCGGAGAAGGCGCGATCCTGGCGGTTGGCGGCATCGCCGACGAGGCGGTGGTGCGCGCGCCCGCAGCCGGCGGCGCGCCGACGCTCGCGGTCGGCAAGCGCATGCGTGTCACGCTGTCCTGCGATCACCGCGTGATGGACGGGGCGACCGGTGCCAAGTTCCTCGCGACCGTGCGCGGCTTGCTGGAGCAGCCGCTGCGGATGTTGGCCTGA